The Salmo trutta chromosome 22, fSalTru1.1, whole genome shotgun sequence genome contains the following window.
GCTTGCACCTAGGAATTGGCATTAAATAGCAATGAAATAGGTACAAAAAATGACTTTGAACACAGGCCATTTCAAAACTTACTGATGTCATCAGCAACATACTCAACGAGGGAACCGGAAAATGAACCACAACCTGGGGGAACAAATGCATAAACATTTGATTCACTTGTCATTCAATTATATGCAGGCTTAGAACCTCAATTGATTGAAACACTAGCTACAAAATATTGTGTACTGCATATCCAACTGAAGACATTGGACAAAGAGTCAAATTCTAACCTCCTATGTTTGAAGGTTCTCTTACCAAGGCGAATTCTATAGTCCCCAATAAGCTTCAGGCAATAGTGGATGGCAGTACCATATTTCTCCTTGGCTTTGTCCTGTGAGAGATACCCACATTTCACCTCACATTCTCCATACAGACGTCAACTGAAGTAACATATAGACATTAAGTAAATAAGTAAAAATAGTAATttcaatagctaggtttccatccaattggtgactaATTTTCATGTGAATAATCTAAAAACTGCAGAAAAACAATATGGGCATTTTCCAAcgagagatgtgtttccatcaaattgacttgttgcggataaaaggcagtgcgtgatgacatagtgcacctAAAAATAACTttgggtttccatcacattttcaactctactgatggctttgtcacaaaaaaatgttgcgttatatagcgaacgtacccactctggtcttggcacatgcaccctagccaacagctcgcagatacagtgcgatCTACATGTCAATATTTGGAAGTCAACCATGGCACATTAATGACATAATATTTATCATATACTTTAAGTGCAAGTAAAGAAAAATCTCACCACCAACTCATTTGACTCCTCACAGTCAAAGGGCTTGATATTCTTTAAGGAGACCTTGACACTAAAGAagggtaaaataaaatgttttattcatcCTTCAAAGTCGTGTCACTAAATAAATATGTGACTTACATTGGAGCCACAAGAGGGCAGAACTATGCGAATTATTCATGTTTCCTTCCTGCCTTCTTTCGTAAAGACCAAATTCCTTCAGGTTACAGCCATAAACATACATATTTGTCTTGTTTACATAGAGATCATTGGTTACAGCTAATAACAGCACATGAAAACAGCTTCCCAGCATAAATGATGTCTGGAAACATCTACACTTTCATATCTACAATCATTATTAGTATTACTGAAGATGCTCACCCCTTCCTCTTCTGTGTGAAAAGAAATGTGTCGATGAACACGACGCTGGCTTTCTTCTCTTTGCGGGAAACATACATGACCTGACGATGAAATGAGAAACAAACATGTCATACATGCAAGTGTAAGTCCAGTCCCATTCCAAATCACTAATGATAGAAGAAAGCATACTAGGAATGAGTAGGAGTCAAAATCAATTGGACTAATGAAAATTACCATAGCAGGCCAGAAGGGACAACGTTGATATTTACACCAGACACAAGCTCCCTTTGTGATGGATAGggtttctgggggggggggggggggtcacaaaaATAAAATCATCCAATCTTTCATAACACAGTAAACCAATGAAACAATATCATATAGACTTCATGTGAGACATGCAGTTTAGAGAGCAGTGTAAAACTAGCTTACTCTTTGGCGAAATGAAACTGGGTAGgtcatcatcctcctcatcctccagacTACTGTCCTCCTGTTCGTCGAAGGACACTTGGAGCGGTTGCAGTGGGGATGAAGAAGGTGGAGTAAGGCTCAAATCACTTGACACATCGGCCACACCTATGCAGTGACACAAATTTCACACGTACCAACTTTTTACAATCTACAATCTTCAAATGGAACATTCAAGTGTTCCTGCTTACATTGAatggcatacagtgcattcgtaaattatacagaccccttgactttttccacattttgttacgttacaggcttattctaaaatggatcaaatacattttttccctcattaatttacacacaataccccataatgacaaagtgaaaacaggtttttagaaattgtagcaaatttataattttttttaaaattacttatttacataagtattcagaacctttgctatgactcgaaattgagctcaggtgcatcctgtttccattgatcatccttgagatgtttctacaacgtgatTGAGTCCCCCTGTGGTAAATGTTATTGATTGAACAGGatttggcacacacctgtctatataaggtcccacagttgacagtgcatgtcagagcaaaaccaagccatgaggtcgaaggaattgtccatagagctgagacaggattgtgtcgaggcgcagatctgggaaagggtaccaaaaaattattgcagcattgaaggtccccaagaaaacagtggcctcatcattcttaaatggaagatgtttggaatcACAGTTTGTtaaagggcacctaaaggactctcagactatgagaaagaagattctctggtctgatgaaaccaagattgaactctttgacctgaatgccaagcatcacatctggaggaaaactggcaccatccctacggcgaagcatggtgttggaagcatcatgctgtggggatgtattttcagcggcagtgactgggagactagtcaggctcaaaggaaagatggatggagcaaagtacagagctccttgatgaaaacctgctccagagcactcaggacttcagactgggacgaagggtcaccttccaacaagacaacgaccctaagcacacagccaagacaatgcaggagtggcttcgggacaagtctcaatgtgagtggcccagccagagcccagacttgaacctgatcaaacatctctggagagaccttaaaatagccTCAAACcgacgctccccatcaaacccgacagagcttgagaggatctgcagcgaagaatgagagaaagtccccaaatacaggtgtcccaAGCTTCTGGCGTCAtacaaagtactgggtaaagggtctgaataattatgtaaatgtgatctgttttttatatttgtttaatttgcaaaaaaaaaaacacaaaatactaCAGGTGGTTAGGAGCCGACAGCTATCCCCTCCAGCgccaaaagtcaaggggtctgaataccttccgaatgcacttaGAATCTATTTGGCTTACTGTGAACAGTGATATTCTCTTGAGCTGCACCCGGACTTGTTTTCTGAGAGGCACAATCGTTGTTTTCCTCAGACTGAGGCTCCTGTGGGGACATAAACAACATCATGACATGGTTGTTATGATGGCATTATAAACTCAACTGGCGTCAAAAGTAGTGGAGAGCAATGTTAAAGCATTGAATCAGTTGCAGTGGTGACTGACTAGTTCTCGTGAATTAAGCGCAGAAGTACCTGTGTCTCAGCGTGCCTATACATAAGTCTGAACTTGGCTGCCCTTTGCTTCGGTGTCTCACAGCCATAGGCAACCCATAACTTGGGACTGGAATGGCCTGATGTGTTCTCTGGTGATGTATTGAGAGTTGGACTCTGTCTGGCCTACTTTGGTAGACTGGTATCCTCATTCTCACTCAAATTCCTAGAATTCCACAAGCTGGACCACTGGGCTTGCTGGATCCACCGTCTCTGACTATTGCAACACTTCCTTCTAATCTTACGGCCTTATGAGGACCTCGTTTGAGCGCACTTCAGTATCTACTACTGTCTCTCTAAGTTTTGTGCTTTCCTGGTCTGCTTCTGTATCACTTGGCCTCACATTTGCTCGGACGACGCGTCTTGCTCTCATTTCTTGCTCTTCAGGCGCCGGTGGCAACTGTTGGTCTCTTCCCTTTTCGGGTGTTCTGGGGTCTCCTAACACCAGAGTGCTGTTCGTCTCTCCCGAGGGGAACATATCCAATGCCAAGCGCAGTGCTCTCCGGTATTTCAATTCTCTTATTGGGTCCCTCCTTTTGGAAGCATGATCACCTGCGCGAGGATGAAAGATATTATTGTTGTTCAGTCTTCACGAGGTTGGGATAAGAGTGATGTGGGAGATTTAAGTGACATTGTATGCAAGCACACATGATCATATTGTAACCAACGATCACATAATAGCAAACAAGGCATTGTAGTAGACATCATTGTAGTAGACATGTATAATCTCATTTGaacatgtaggcctactgtcaATGTTAGCATCTTTACTCTTATCTGATCCCATGATGTTCAAAATATCTGCCCTTTACACTAGATTATCAATCATGCCAAATAACTAGGCTACGTGACAAATTAAATCATTTCACTATAACTGGTCAGGTCTTTATTGTTTTGCAAAATCAAGAGCTCTGCTTTTGCATTAGTATCACCAAATATGGCAGTAAGGTGAGTAACATATCGAGTATGCAAATGTGGATTCCACTCAACTGTACAACACTTTGTCCTACAAGTACTCACTAACTCAAGGGCCTACTTATGGGAAGTCACTCCCTAATCTGAAATGGTATCGGAATtaaattatgtaaatgttttGACAACTGCTGAAAGTGAGCCAGGTTTATAATTACAAAATGTTTATCATCTCAACGGGACAAATTGAAGTGGAACCGAATGTTGACTAGAGAAACACCAACACACAAAGGCCTAGGCAGCTACAAGGAAAGAATCCCTGCTTCAGGTGGCTTGTAGGTGATATGGGAGAGGAAGTCGGACAGTATAAAGGTGTCAAACTGCATATCTGAAAAGGAAATGAGGCTCATTGTACATGAACGGAGCCACTTCCAATGCCTCTAGTCATGTGACATAAGATCATTCTTCCTCCTAACCACAAGTTGACTGGCACTGGTTAATAAATGAAGGTACTGTATGTTGACAGAGAAGTGTTGTGGGACTTACTCAGATGTCCAGAGATGCTCTCGATGCATTCTTGGGTTAGGGCTTGCGTTTCCTTCTGCTGCACCCACACTCTGCAAAACAAAATACACACTCCTCCAATAGTTATTGATGAATGTATCCATGTCAGAGCGAGACAAGACTACTCAATTTGTCAATAACAAGAGGGGGCCTACCTGTGACCTTCTCCCAACATTTCCACTTCCATATCCTTCTTCCTCTTGGAATTACACACCCTTCTCAAAACCTTGTACAAGTGAAACAATAGCTGTATGTGAAACGAATGCTAAATACTGCACCCCTCCCCTCCAAAATACTGTACTAGAGGGAGCTTTTGAGAACATGTGTACTGATTCCACGTGTTTACAATTCCATCTGATACTGACAGGGATGTGTGGTCATTTGTGTATGTGCACGTATCCAAAGGATGTTAGCCTAGCAATGTCTTTGCCTTACCTTAGCTGGCCAGTGGTGGCCTTTCCACTTGCATAGGAGATATTCAGATGCTTCCatgtaaactagctagctagccagaatCTGCAGGGCGACAATCTCAATGTGGTGAGCATAGAATTAATAATGAATATTATCATTCTTATTACTATGGTTGTGAGGCTATCGTCTAGCTATGACGTTTCAAAAATATTACTGGCAGACATGGCTGATTATTTGATAGCTCGAACAAAAAAAACTAACGTCCTGCTACTAAATGTTCCTTAAGTAACTGTAGTTGATGGGTTTACTGTTCCATCGTATCAAAACAAATCCTAACCACTTTCGCATTTGCAGTGGGCCAGCCAACTACTGTAGTCGTCATTATgagcaaacaaaaaacaatgaataTCCCCTGACACAACCACGCGGATAGATTTTGCACTATATGTTACTCACTCAGTTGATTGAGGTGTGACAGGAATTAGTTTATCCAGTCACCACATCAGCTAGGCTACAATTTGGTCGAAACTAGAagagtactgtagctagttgcTACTGTCAGGGATAGCTCCGAATGAAACTTTACCACATTCATAACATAAAGTCCCTCCATATTCCACTCTCGTCTCATGGCCAGCCGCGTCATACGCTGCGCACGCAAGCAGATTTGAATTGGGGGAAGAAGCAGGCTACCGGTCGGTACAGTGTGTTAATCAAAATGTTATACGATAACAATTACATGGCGTATACAGAAtttacttttcgtagcaggttcgGAGAATTTACACGTttacaatttagcagacactcttatccagagtgatttactcGAGCAATTAgggctaagtgccttgctcatgggAACATTTTTCACCTTAGTCCATTCAGGCGAccattcagttactggcccaacgctctaaaccgcTAGGCTTCGTGCCACCCTACACAGCAGGTTAGCATAAATagcatagcaggttaggataattaggtcacggttaggaaaagggttagttAAAATGCAAAAAATCACCCAGAAACAACTCAATTTTATATTTGGGATATGTATGCATCACTTCCGTCCGTAGCTGTAGCCAATCTAGTCACAACCTAGTTTTACTATTGCCACCACAATCACAGACTGTGAGGCTAATATAATATTTCCAGGCAAGAGGGGTGTTATTTCAACAAAGTGTGCGCTGTAAGGCAAACATGCATTAGCATACACTTGTCGATGCATCTGTCCAGACAGTATAGTAGGCCTCTGGCTGCTACCAGACGCCCTTGTGTAAGGGCCAGTAGGGGCACTCCTTGCTCTGATACAGGACATTCCAAAGCTCTAGACCAGTAATTTATATGGTCGCACGCCAGGGCAGTGATGATGGGGGAAGTGTCCTGCAAAGGGTGCCATCACCCTTTGGTTGGGGCccacctccagggggccccccaTGATAGCATATGAACAGTCATAAGCAATGGCAAAATGtggagaattgcaggaaatttgctttaaaacggcaaacatttctcagcctcatggcaaaatgtgtagaacagcAGGAAATGTGTGTTTAGCTGATTCATAACAGTAGTCAATCGAAGGTGTAAATTAATTCGtctgacgactcaaactgaattccTCTGCTGCTTTATGTTCGCTACATACTTCATTCTGAGACTGCCATCGttgaagttgtttgtggtgacgtcaaaatgagagatgttgtacaaaacaaagtcaacaGCAATTGGATTATCTCTAACTAAttagagtatcaaagccaattacACATTTTCTAAATGTTGCTTTGCCCACATGTTTTCTGGCTCTGGCCTAacccaaaatgtgtagaattgcaggaaatttgctttaaaacggcaaaatTTGCTCtcagcctcatgacaaaatgtgtagaatggctTTATAAAACAGCTTTTTTTTCTGGCaatctttttgttgttttttggggggttggagGTCCCTTGGAGGTAGGTGGCCCAAATGCATTATTTTGGCCATGGTGAACAGTCATCGCAGATCAGTGTAGGTTCATTCCGGTGTCATGGCCAAATTCCCAACCTAGGCTTGGCTCCTCACATTATCATTCCCAGCTCACTGTGAACCGCTCTCCCTTCCACTACATTCAACAGGTCGTTGTTGTATTATGAATGTTCTTCTCAACAACAACTACCGGTATGTTCTTATTTTTCCCATTTATAATATTGGTAGAAGAGTATAGAAATGAATGGCCAGCTCCAAAATAATTGGAcacactttattttatgaattcCCCCTCCAGGACAACTTTTGTTTGTAATTTAAAACATGGTGCAAATTAATCATATATGAAATATATAAAAACCAGTACACCAGGCACAAAATATTATCTATCTAGTGTCTTCTTGATACCCACTCCCATCGTgcaactcctcctcctcttaaCCCTCCCCATCCCACCATCCCATGTACATAAAACTGTTTATTAAAAGGAAGAAGGTAAACTACAACAAAAAAGTAGGAAAGCACTAGTAGGgtaagaataaaaaaaaataggggGGGGGAACCAGGGAGAAGTCAAAACAGGACAAAACAAGAGACGACCAGACAGTACTTATAAAGTACATTCAAACATTTACACACAAATAAATACAGAGACCTTTAACCTAAACGAAAGTGTGCCTTCTTGAAATATCCCAAAACATGGGCATTAAAACCCTAAGTACTCAATTCAATTATAGCCTAGGTAAGGGTACGGTTCAACAATAAAATAAGCCAACATGTATAGAAATGTGAGAGTGGTAAATGCAGCTGAAAACCACTCAAAAGCAACAAATAAGTATAACCCTTTTGTCCATGACTAAGTTTTACCATTTTTGTTTAACAATTCTTAAAATATAATTGAAAAAGAAACGAAAGAAACTATAATCATTGACCGTTTCCCCAATTAGTTTCCTAACAGTAAAAGATGTACAGCAGTGATATCCATATAATATCAAGTCCAGGTCCCTCTTATTGTCCTGGAAAACAGTGTTCCCCTTGAATCGTCTTCGCTGACCCCACTGGCTATGCATTATGTTCCTGGAAACCATGTGTAATTCAAATATTTTATCACATTGAGATATGGATTATAGACAGTTGCAGATAGTCTCTATGAATATCAAACAAACTACGATTTATTATATGCTTGTTATGTTCTTTGATTTATTTTCCACACTGCTAACACAGCCACTGCTTATAAGTCTCAATGGCATTG
Protein-coding sequences here:
- the LOC115158089 gene encoding PWWP domain-containing DNA repair factor 3B isoform X1 encodes the protein MEASEYLLCKWKGHHWPAKVLRRVCNSKRKKDMEVEMLGEGHRVWVQQKETQALTQECIESISGHLSDHASKRRDPIRELKYRRALRLALDMFPSGETNSTLVLGDPRTPEKGRDQQLPPAPEEQEMRARRVVRANEPQSEENNDCASQKTSPGAAQENITVHSVADVSSDLSLTPPSSSPLQPLQVSFDEQEDSSLEDEEDDDLPSFISPKKTLSITKGACVWCKYQRCPFWPAMVMYVSRKEKKASVVFIDTFLFTQKRKGVKVSLKNIKPFDCEESNELVDKAKEKYGTAIHYCLKLIGDYRIRLGCGSFSGSLVEYVADDISIPMRKLYLLGPSDSYLASPSQDLEDQRSYQGTPEDHATTEGSDQEPQVSKRLLPDRAKAARDRANDKLLQFIVDKRGVERHLQAIISGQVVSKWLKAFRKASGQAVDPYFETDQQVEQVFTYLRSIMEEALPSLPELDQIRFILEVLLPEAVIHGISEVDDISLVKAEEKYSQGPGISNREREEFDLMIVRQMKKRQSRKDKE
- the LOC115158089 gene encoding PWWP domain-containing DNA repair factor 3B isoform X2, coding for MEASEYLLCKWKGHHWPAKVLRRVCNSKRKKDMEVEMLGEGHRVWVQQKETQALTQECIESISGHLSDHASKRRDPIRELKYRRALRLALDMFPSGETNSTLVLGDPRTPEKGRDQQLPPAPEEQEMRARRVVRANEPQSEENNDCASQKTSPGAAQENITVHSVADVSSDLSLTPPSSSPLQPLQVSFDEQEDSSLEDEEDDDLPSFISPKKTLSITKGACVWCKYQRCPFWPAMVMYVSRKEKKASVVFIDTFLFTQKRKGVKVSLKNIKPFDCEESNELVDKAKEKYGTAIHYCLKLIGDYRIRLGCGSFSGSLVEYVADDISIPMRKLYLLGPSDSYLASPSQDLEDQRSYQGTPEDHATTEGSDQEPQVSKRLLPDRAKAARDRANDKLLQFIVDKRGVERHLQAIISGQVVSKWLKAFRKASGQAVDPYFETDQQVEQVFTYLRSIMEEALPSLPELDQIRFILEVLLPEFDIFRLSFMESRRSMTYPWLRPKRNTHKGLASVIESERSLTL